From a region of the Streptomyces sp. B21-083 genome:
- a CDS encoding response regulator transcription factor, which yields MTTRVVVADDQVLVRTGFRMIIDARDDLEVVGEASDGQEAVRLTRELAPDVVLMDVRMPVLDGIEATRRIAESGSGARVLVLTTWDVDAHVVAALRAGASGFLLKDIRPAELVEAIRLTARGDALLAPAVLSRVLDRFLRTTPDPAPPPPLQGLSGREREVLTLIGQALSNAEIAERLRLSEATIKNHVSAVLRKLGLRDRVQAVVAAYDHGLVRAHGT from the coding sequence GTGACGACGCGCGTGGTGGTGGCGGACGACCAGGTCCTCGTCCGTACCGGATTCCGCATGATCATCGACGCCCGGGACGACCTGGAGGTGGTCGGTGAGGCGTCCGACGGCCAGGAGGCGGTGCGGCTGACACGGGAACTGGCGCCCGACGTGGTGCTGATGGACGTACGCATGCCCGTCCTCGACGGCATCGAGGCGACCCGGCGGATCGCGGAGTCGGGCAGCGGGGCCCGGGTACTCGTGCTGACCACCTGGGACGTGGACGCGCATGTGGTCGCCGCCCTGCGGGCCGGGGCGAGCGGCTTCCTGCTCAAGGACATCAGGCCCGCCGAACTCGTCGAAGCCATCCGCCTCACCGCGCGCGGCGACGCACTGCTGGCGCCGGCCGTGCTGAGCCGTGTTCTCGACCGGTTCCTGCGCACCACGCCCGATCCGGCTCCCCCGCCCCCGCTGCAGGGCCTCTCCGGTCGCGAGAGGGAGGTGCTCACCCTGATCGGGCAGGCGCTGTCGAACGCGGAGATCGCCGAGCGACTGCGGCTGTCGGAGGCCACCATCAAGAACCATGTCTCCGCCGTGCTGCGCAAACTGGGCCTGCGGGACCGCGTCCAGGCCGTCGTCGCCGCCTACGATCACGGCCTCGTGCGGGCACACGGAACCTGA
- a CDS encoding purple acid phosphatase family protein — protein MDSPPDTPDVGIPPQLARRMSMAEQYEYLRTRLIRRRALVTAGALAGGGLLTGCSSSTGTANPATSKVPGSAVTPFGRHLAFGADPKTQMRISWQVPFAVRKPYVRVGPTPGDLSRRIEAEVRPLHTPGLPGVRLDLDQYYVHAALDGLRPGTTYYYGVGHEGFDPASRAHSPTLATFRTAPATAPASFVFTAFGDQGVTPDAVANDRVLLGRNPAFHLHAGDICYADVTGHGEKSDGYDPTAWDLFLKQTETVARSVPWMVTTGNHDMEAWYSPNGYGGQSARWSLPDNGFDADNTPGAYSFTYGNVGVVALDANDVSYEIPANFGHTDGRQTAWLDRRLAELRASDAIDFVVVFFHHCTYSTSSHASDGGVRDAWLPLFDKHQVDLVINGHNHVYERSDALRGGRVGRRVPVGASTDPTRDGTVYVTAGGAGQSLYGFPYGVKDSFEGKVVDRESVETYHWTKSQDRHEDTVEWSRVRYTGYSFLSVEAAAGIPGTAPRLTVSALAESGERIDHFEVRRG, from the coding sequence ATGGACAGTCCTCCGGACACCCCCGACGTCGGCATTCCGCCTCAGCTGGCCCGCCGGATGAGCATGGCGGAGCAGTACGAGTATCTGCGGACGAGGCTCATCCGGCGCCGCGCGCTGGTGACGGCGGGCGCGCTGGCCGGCGGCGGCCTGCTGACCGGGTGTTCGTCGAGCACGGGTACGGCGAATCCCGCGACCAGCAAGGTCCCCGGTTCCGCCGTCACGCCCTTCGGCCGCCATCTCGCCTTCGGCGCCGACCCGAAGACGCAGATGCGGATCTCCTGGCAGGTCCCGTTCGCGGTCCGGAAGCCGTACGTCCGCGTCGGGCCGACGCCCGGCGACCTGAGCCGCCGCATCGAGGCCGAGGTCCGCCCGCTGCACACGCCGGGCCTGCCGGGCGTACGCCTCGACCTGGACCAGTACTACGTGCACGCGGCCCTCGACGGACTGCGCCCCGGGACGACGTACTACTACGGCGTCGGCCACGAGGGCTTCGACCCGGCGTCCCGCGCGCACAGCCCCACCCTCGCCACGTTTCGCACCGCACCCGCGACCGCCCCCGCGAGCTTCGTGTTCACGGCCTTCGGCGACCAGGGCGTCACCCCCGACGCCGTGGCCAACGACCGGGTGCTCCTGGGCCGGAACCCCGCCTTCCACCTGCACGCGGGAGACATCTGCTACGCGGACGTCACCGGCCACGGCGAGAAGTCGGACGGCTACGACCCGACCGCCTGGGACCTGTTCCTGAAGCAGACGGAGACGGTCGCGAGGTCGGTGCCGTGGATGGTGACGACCGGCAACCACGACATGGAGGCCTGGTACTCACCGAACGGGTACGGCGGCCAGTCGGCCCGCTGGTCACTGCCGGACAACGGGTTCGACGCCGACAACACCCCGGGCGCCTACTCGTTCACGTACGGCAACGTCGGCGTCGTGGCGCTGGACGCGAACGACGTGTCGTACGAGATCCCCGCGAACTTCGGGCACACGGACGGCCGTCAGACGGCGTGGCTGGACCGGCGGCTGGCCGAGCTGCGCGCGTCGGACGCGATCGACTTCGTCGTGGTCTTCTTCCACCACTGCACGTACTCGACGTCCAGCCACGCCTCCGACGGCGGCGTACGGGACGCGTGGCTGCCGCTGTTCGACAAGCACCAGGTGGACCTGGTGATCAACGGCCACAACCATGTCTACGAGCGGAGCGACGCCCTCAGGGGCGGCCGGGTGGGCCGGCGGGTGCCGGTCGGCGCGTCGACCGACCCGACGCGGGACGGCACGGTGTACGTCACGGCGGGCGGCGCGGGCCAGAGCCTGTACGGCTTCCCCTACGGGGTGAAGGACAGCTTCGAGGGAAAGGTCGTCGACCGGGAGTCGGTGGAGACCTACCACTGGACGAAGTCGCAGGACCGGCACGAGGACACCGTCGAGTGGTCGCGCGTGCGCTACACCGGCTACTCGTTCCTCTCGGTGGAGGCGGCGGCGGGCATACCGGGCACGGCTCCCCGACTCACGGTCTCCGCGCTGGCGGAGAGTGGGGAGCGCATCGACCACTTCGAGGTGCGGCGCGGATAG
- a CDS encoding TetR/AcrR family transcriptional regulator: MGHREDLLEGAKRCLLDKGFVRTTARDIVKESGTNLASIGYHYGSKDKLLAEAYVSLVEGLSDDFTPAAGTAGATEPGSLDRFQEVWSNIIDTMQQPDSLWRLSMEIVAMGDQLPTVREHLAQAQREAGRGIIPLFLGGREEDVPEDDVDTVGQFYNALMTGLICQHVFDPTTAPTAQQLTEGFRRVIAAAKP; the protein is encoded by the coding sequence ATGGGACATCGCGAGGATCTGCTCGAAGGCGCCAAGCGCTGCCTGCTGGACAAGGGCTTCGTGCGCACGACCGCGCGCGACATCGTCAAGGAGTCGGGGACCAACCTGGCGTCGATCGGCTACCACTACGGCTCGAAGGACAAGCTCCTCGCGGAGGCGTACGTCTCCCTGGTGGAGGGGCTCTCCGACGACTTCACCCCCGCCGCGGGGACGGCCGGAGCGACCGAGCCCGGCTCTCTCGACCGGTTCCAGGAGGTCTGGTCGAACATCATCGACACCATGCAGCAGCCGGACTCCCTGTGGCGCCTGAGCATGGAGATCGTGGCCATGGGCGATCAACTCCCCACCGTCCGCGAGCACTTGGCACAGGCCCAGCGGGAGGCGGGACGCGGCATCATCCCGCTGTTCCTCGGCGGGAGGGAGGAGGACGTGCCGGAGGACGACGTCGACACCGTCGGGCAGTTCTACAACGCCCTGATGACCGGCCTCATCTGCCAGCACGTCTTCGACCCGACGACGGCACCGACCGCGCAGCAGCTCACCGAAGGGTTCCGTCGAGTCATCGCGGCGGCCAAGCCCTAG
- a CDS encoding PucR family transcriptional regulator: MRENAPMSQASGDHHGDYQELVDDISELLGAPATLENRDFELLAFGAYDSEGELDASALDPVRTRSILTRRSTSAVRVWFEGFGITRASGPVRIPPTPEAGVYRGRICLPVRHRSVVLGYVWLLDDDPGPSAEQLTAAMEVTERIGALLADDAQAGADLTREFRTVLTAERGWQRDMAVAALRTALGARGEGPHAVVCVAPWPSADPDDAPSARTVPHATAVCTVPWGTASQHLALLIRLRATDVPAPALTAASRLLKETEGAVAAGVGAPRTGLAGLGAAWQEASAAARAALAQPHLGPVAEWGAIGPYRLLTALPPDTAQDPAVRTLLAPAHQELARTAEVYLDRAGQAGRTAAELGIHRQTLYYRLSRVEQLTGLDLDDGEDRLLLHMALKGARLQGDRPD; the protein is encoded by the coding sequence ATGCGGGAGAATGCCCCCATGAGCCAGGCGAGCGGCGACCACCACGGCGACTACCAGGAGCTGGTGGACGACATCTCGGAGCTTCTCGGCGCCCCCGCGACGCTGGAGAACCGCGACTTCGAGCTGCTCGCCTTCGGCGCGTACGACAGCGAGGGCGAACTGGACGCGTCGGCGCTGGACCCCGTCCGCACCCGCTCGATCCTGACCCGGCGCTCGACGTCGGCGGTGCGCGTGTGGTTCGAGGGCTTCGGCATCACGCGCGCGAGCGGCCCGGTCCGCATCCCGCCCACCCCGGAGGCGGGGGTGTACCGGGGACGGATCTGTCTCCCCGTACGCCATCGGAGTGTCGTTCTCGGCTACGTCTGGCTGCTCGACGACGATCCGGGTCCCTCGGCGGAGCAGCTCACGGCGGCCATGGAGGTGACGGAGCGGATCGGCGCGCTGCTGGCGGACGACGCGCAGGCGGGGGCCGACCTGACCCGCGAGTTCCGGACGGTGCTGACCGCCGAGCGGGGCTGGCAGCGGGACATGGCGGTGGCGGCGCTGCGTACGGCCCTGGGGGCGCGCGGCGAGGGCCCGCACGCGGTGGTGTGCGTGGCGCCCTGGCCCTCGGCGGATCCGGACGACGCCCCCTCGGCCCGTACGGTGCCGCACGCGACGGCGGTGTGCACGGTGCCGTGGGGCACGGCGTCCCAGCACCTGGCGCTGCTGATCCGGCTGCGCGCGACGGACGTGCCCGCTCCGGCGCTCACGGCGGCGTCAAGGCTGCTGAAGGAGACGGAGGGCGCTGTCGCGGCGGGCGTCGGCGCACCGCGCACCGGCCTCGCCGGTCTGGGCGCCGCCTGGCAGGAGGCCTCGGCGGCGGCCCGTGCGGCCCTGGCTCAGCCGCACCTCGGCCCGGTCGCGGAGTGGGGCGCCATCGGCCCGTACCGTCTGCTCACGGCGCTGCCCCCGGACACGGCCCAGGATCCCGCCGTACGCACGCTGCTCGCCCCCGCCCACCAGGAACTGGCCCGCACCGCCGAGGTCTACCTCGACCGCGCGGGCCAGGCGGGCCGCACCGCGGCGGAACTGGGCATCCACCGCCAGACGCTGTACTACCGCCTGTCCCGGGTGGAGCAGCTGACGGGCCTGGACCTGGACGACGGCGAGGACCGCCTGCTGCTGCACATGGCACTGAAGGGCGCGCGGCTCCAGGGCGACCGGCCGGACTAG
- a CDS encoding branched-chain amino acid aminotransferase — protein MTTPTIELKPSASPLSGAEREAILASPGFGRHFTDHMVTIRWTEGRGWHDGQLVPYGPLSIDPANMTLHYAQEIFEGLKAYRRPDGSVATFRPEKNALRFQHSARRLAMPELPVETFIDAIDALVRQDTDWVPAHGGEESLYLRPFMIATEVGLGVKPANEYLFLVIASPAGAYFPGGVKPVSIWLSEDRVRAVPGGMGDAKTGGNYAASLLAQAEAAEQGCAQVCYVDAVEHKWIEELGGMNLYFVYGDRIVTPSLTGSILEGVTRDSLLTVARDLGYTAEEGRISVDQWQRDAENGTLTEVFACGTAAVITPVGTVKRTGAEWQQGGGEPGKVTLRLREALLDIQRGTAEDTHGWMHQLG, from the coding sequence ATGACGACGCCCACGATCGAGCTCAAGCCCTCGGCCTCGCCACTTTCCGGCGCGGAGCGCGAGGCGATCCTGGCCAGCCCCGGCTTCGGCCGCCACTTCACCGACCACATGGTGACGATCCGGTGGACCGAGGGCCGCGGCTGGCACGACGGCCAGCTCGTCCCGTACGGCCCGCTCTCCATCGACCCCGCGAACATGACCCTGCACTACGCGCAGGAGATCTTCGAGGGCCTCAAGGCCTACCGTCGGCCCGACGGCTCCGTCGCCACCTTCCGCCCGGAGAAGAACGCCCTGCGCTTCCAGCACTCCGCGCGCCGTCTCGCGATGCCCGAGCTGCCCGTCGAGACGTTCATCGACGCCATCGACGCGCTCGTGCGGCAGGACACCGACTGGGTGCCCGCGCACGGTGGCGAGGAGTCCCTCTACCTGCGTCCCTTCATGATCGCCACAGAGGTCGGCCTCGGCGTGAAGCCGGCCAACGAGTACCTGTTCCTGGTCATCGCGTCCCCCGCCGGCGCGTACTTCCCCGGTGGCGTCAAGCCCGTCTCCATCTGGCTCTCCGAGGACCGCGTCCGCGCCGTCCCCGGCGGCATGGGCGACGCCAAGACCGGCGGCAACTACGCGGCCTCCCTCCTCGCCCAGGCCGAGGCCGCCGAGCAGGGCTGCGCCCAGGTCTGCTACGTCGACGCGGTCGAGCACAAGTGGATCGAGGAACTCGGCGGGATGAACCTGTACTTCGTGTACGGGGACCGGATCGTCACCCCCTCCCTCACCGGCTCCATCCTGGAGGGCGTCACCCGCGACTCCCTTCTCACCGTCGCCCGCGACCTCGGCTACACCGCCGAGGAGGGCCGTATCTCCGTCGACCAGTGGCAGCGCGACGCCGAGAACGGCACGCTGACCGAGGTCTTCGCCTGCGGTACGGCGGCCGTCATCACCCCCGTCGGCACAGTCAAGCGCACCGGCGCCGAGTGGCAGCAGGGCGGCGGCGAGCCCGGCAAGGTCACCCTGCGGCTGCGCGAGGCACTCCTCGACATCCAGCGCGGCACGGCCGAGGACACGCACGGCTGGATGCACCAGCTCGGCTAG
- a CDS encoding GOLPH3/VPS74 family protein, with product MTDDLPCLMYLLAHDDSAEGPYDRSRTELLVRAAALADLASRGRLGESGDTVTVAGTEPVGDPVLDGVLHDAADGHSWKHLIRRHRRRTLTEVEDPLAEAGLLTVKAPRTRFGTRRLTVTDPAVPAALRARVSMALHGDGPVREIPVADAVLLALAAAGAVRTVVSRQDQKTFRARIDACTRRLTDLAPGLEKAVRALPTTMIAAQGGMGGS from the coding sequence GTGACCGACGACCTGCCCTGCCTCATGTATCTGCTCGCCCACGACGACTCGGCCGAGGGCCCCTACGACCGTTCCCGGACGGAGCTGCTGGTCCGTGCCGCCGCCCTGGCCGACCTCGCGTCGCGCGGGCGGCTGGGGGAGTCGGGCGACACGGTCACCGTGGCCGGCACGGAGCCGGTCGGCGACCCCGTTTTGGACGGCGTTCTTCATGACGCCGCCGACGGGCACAGCTGGAAGCACCTCATACGCCGCCACCGCAGGCGAACGCTGACGGAGGTGGAGGACCCGCTCGCCGAGGCGGGACTCCTCACCGTGAAGGCGCCCCGCACCCGCTTCGGCACCCGGCGGCTGACCGTGACGGACCCTGCCGTGCCCGCCGCCCTCCGGGCCCGCGTGTCCATGGCGCTGCACGGGGACGGGCCGGTACGGGAGATCCCCGTCGCGGACGCCGTGCTGCTGGCGCTGGCGGCGGCCGGCGCCGTCCGCACGGTCGTGTCCCGGCAGGACCAGAAGACCTTCCGGGCGCGCATCGACGCCTGCACGAGGCGTCTCACCGACCTCGCACCCGGCCTGGAGAAAGCCGTACGAGCTCTGCCGACGACCATGATCGCCGCACAGGGCGGCATGGGCGGCAGCTGA
- a CDS encoding 3-isopropylmalate dehydrogenase encodes MSRSLNLAVIPGDGIGQEVVAQGLKVLSAVLPQDVKLETKEFDFGARRYHATGETLTAADLDALKKHDAILLGAIGDPSVPSGVLERGFLLKLRFAFDHHVNLRPSKLLPGVATPLAGQPAIDFVVVREGTEGPYTGNGGTIRQGTPHAVATEVSLNTAFGIERVVRDAYARAQARPRKKLALVHKNNVLVHAGHLWTDIFNTVGQEFPDVTTEYMHVDAATIYLVTQPERFDVIVTDNLFGDIITDLAAAVSGGIGVAASGNINPSGEYPSMFEPVHGSAPDIAGQGKADPSATVLSVALLLRHLGYETEAVRIEDAVTADLAERGTTTRTTEEIGDALAVRVAG; translated from the coding sequence ATGTCTCGCAGCCTCAATCTCGCAGTGATTCCCGGTGACGGCATCGGCCAGGAGGTCGTGGCCCAGGGGCTGAAGGTGCTCTCCGCCGTCCTTCCGCAGGATGTGAAGCTGGAGACCAAGGAGTTCGACTTCGGCGCCCGGCGCTACCACGCCACCGGTGAGACCCTCACCGCCGCCGACCTGGACGCCCTCAAGAAGCACGACGCCATCCTGCTCGGCGCGATCGGTGACCCGAGCGTGCCCTCCGGCGTCCTGGAGCGCGGCTTCCTGCTGAAGCTCCGCTTCGCCTTCGACCACCACGTCAACCTGCGTCCGTCGAAGCTCCTCCCGGGTGTCGCCACCCCGCTGGCCGGACAGCCCGCGATCGACTTCGTGGTCGTCCGCGAGGGCACCGAGGGCCCGTACACCGGCAATGGCGGCACCATCCGCCAGGGCACCCCGCACGCGGTCGCCACCGAGGTGTCCCTGAACACCGCCTTCGGCATCGAGCGAGTCGTCCGCGACGCCTACGCCCGCGCCCAGGCCCGCCCCCGCAAGAAGCTGGCGCTCGTCCACAAGAACAACGTGCTTGTGCACGCCGGTCACCTGTGGACGGACATCTTCAACACGGTGGGCCAGGAGTTCCCCGACGTCACCACCGAGTACATGCACGTGGACGCGGCGACGATCTACCTCGTCACGCAGCCCGAGCGCTTCGACGTGATCGTCACCGACAACCTGTTCGGCGACATCATCACCGACCTCGCCGCGGCCGTCTCCGGCGGCATCGGCGTCGCCGCGAGCGGGAACATCAACCCGTCCGGTGAGTACCCCTCGATGTTCGAGCCCGTCCACGGTTCGGCCCCGGACATCGCCGGTCAGGGCAAGGCCGACCCCAGCGCCACCGTGCTGTCCGTCGCCCTTCTGCTGCGCCACCTCGGCTACGAGACGGAGGCCGTCCGCATCGAGGACGCCGTCACCGCCGACCTGGCCGAGCGCGGCACCACGACCCGTACGACCGAAGAGATCGGCGACGCCCTCGCCGTACGAGTAGCCGGCTGA
- a CDS encoding proline dehydrogenase family protein, with amino-acid sequence MLGPVILAASRSDRMRRLISAAPVTRPVVDRFIPGETVDDVVPIVQDLTDRGLEVTLDVVGEDITTPEQAAHARDAYLELVERLGELELGTRAEMSVKLSLFGQALEGGHELSLANIRPVVEAAAAIGTTVTLDAEDHTTLDSMFAIHEELRKDFPQTGCVIQAYLYRTEADARRLAESGSRVRLVKGAYKEPAEVAYQQKSETDKAYVRILRILMDGEGYPMIGSHDPRLISIAQELARRASRKPDEYEFQMLYGIRSDEHLRLAAEGHRMRVYTAYGTDWYGYFMRRLAEKPANLLFFGRSILTKG; translated from the coding sequence GTGCTGGGTCCCGTGATTCTCGCCGCCTCACGCAGCGACCGGATGCGCCGACTGATCTCGGCGGCCCCGGTGACCAGGCCGGTCGTCGACCGCTTCATCCCCGGCGAGACGGTCGACGACGTCGTACCGATCGTCCAGGACCTCACCGACCGGGGTCTTGAAGTCACCCTGGACGTGGTCGGCGAGGACATCACCACCCCCGAGCAGGCCGCCCACGCCCGGGACGCCTATCTGGAGCTGGTCGAGCGGCTCGGCGAGCTGGAACTGGGCACCCGCGCCGAGATGTCCGTCAAGCTGTCGCTGTTCGGTCAAGCGCTGGAGGGCGGTCACGAACTGTCCCTCGCCAACATCCGGCCCGTCGTCGAGGCGGCCGCCGCGATCGGCACGACGGTCACCCTCGACGCCGAGGACCACACCACCCTCGACTCGATGTTCGCCATCCATGAGGAGCTGCGGAAGGACTTCCCGCAGACCGGCTGCGTCATCCAGGCCTACCTGTACCGCACCGAGGCCGACGCCCGCCGCCTCGCCGAGAGCGGCAGCCGCGTACGGCTGGTGAAGGGCGCGTACAAGGAGCCCGCCGAGGTCGCCTACCAGCAGAAGTCCGAGACCGACAAGGCGTACGTCCGCATCCTGAGGATCCTGATGGACGGCGAGGGGTACCCGATGATCGGGTCCCACGACCCGCGCCTCATCTCCATCGCCCAGGAACTCGCCCGGCGCGCGAGCCGCAAGCCCGACGAGTACGAGTTCCAGATGCTGTACGGGATCAGGAGCGACGAGCACCTGCGGCTCGCCGCCGAAGGTCACCGGATGCGCGTCTACACCGCCTACGGGACGGACTGGTATGGGTACTTCATGCGCCGGCTGGCCGAGAAACCCGCCAACCTCCTCTTCTTCGGACGCTCGATCCTCACCAAGGGCTGA
- a CDS encoding sensor histidine kinase, with the protein MDHSSGQPGAVFVGVAPNELSPRAARALWRGSAGAVLAVLGTPVIVVGVEHGLRLPLAVVLVLAQVCALKWQTRAPAAVLAANAVTGLAVWALLPAVTLTGALLAAQVTLCVLSATRPRRVSVRALAAMCLPASLAFGAGGAPGLVIFLLTVVLAWTAGQWRRTQQERTRAETRRAVVEERARIAREVHDIVAHSLSVMVVQAGAADDVFTEQPEQARQSLRAIETGARSALGELRLLLRAFRPDEELDGAGEQREPGPSLARLDELADSVRATGMSVHVRREGTADGLPAAVDLAAYRIVQEALTNTLRHAAGADEVSVRVTVEAECVRVTVVDNGRAPQGRSATTGEGRGLVGMKERARLVGGSLRAGPLTGGGFEVAARLPVEGVL; encoded by the coding sequence GTGGATCACAGCAGTGGACAGCCCGGCGCCGTGTTCGTGGGGGTAGCCCCGAACGAACTGTCGCCCCGGGCCGCGCGGGCGCTGTGGCGGGGGTCGGCCGGTGCGGTGCTCGCCGTCCTGGGCACCCCGGTGATCGTCGTCGGCGTGGAGCACGGTCTCCGGCTGCCCCTGGCCGTGGTATTGGTACTCGCCCAGGTCTGCGCCCTGAAGTGGCAGACGCGGGCCCCGGCCGCCGTCCTGGCCGCGAACGCGGTGACGGGGCTCGCGGTCTGGGCGCTGCTGCCCGCGGTGACCTTGACGGGAGCGCTGCTCGCCGCGCAGGTCACGCTGTGCGTGCTGTCGGCCACCAGGCCACGCCGGGTGTCGGTACGGGCGCTCGCGGCGATGTGCCTGCCCGCCTCGCTGGCGTTCGGGGCGGGTGGCGCCCCGGGTCTGGTCATCTTTCTGCTGACGGTCGTCCTCGCGTGGACCGCGGGTCAGTGGCGCAGGACGCAGCAGGAACGGACCAGGGCGGAGACCCGCCGGGCCGTGGTGGAGGAGCGCGCGCGGATCGCACGCGAGGTGCACGACATCGTGGCGCACAGCCTGTCGGTGATGGTCGTACAGGCGGGCGCCGCCGACGACGTGTTCACCGAACAGCCCGAACAGGCCCGTCAGTCGCTGCGGGCCATCGAGACGGGCGCCCGCTCGGCACTGGGCGAACTGCGCCTGCTGCTGCGCGCCTTCCGGCCCGACGAGGAACTCGACGGGGCGGGGGAACAGCGGGAGCCGGGGCCCTCGCTCGCACGCCTGGACGAACTGGCCGACTCGGTACGCGCGACCGGGATGAGCGTGCACGTGCGGCGCGAGGGCACTGCTGACGGGCTGCCGGCCGCGGTGGATCTGGCGGCGTACCGAATCGTCCAGGAGGCCCTCACCAACACGCTGCGCCATGCGGCCGGCGCGGACGAGGTGAGTGTGCGCGTGACGGTCGAAGCGGAGTGTGTGCGGGTCACGGTGGTGGACAACGGGCGGGCGCCGCAGGGCCGTTCGGCCACGACGGGAGAGGGGCGAGGCCTGGTGGGGATGAAGGAGCGCGCACGGCTGGTGGGCGGCAGCCTGCGTGCCGGTCCGCTGACCGGAGGCGGCTTCGAGGTGGCGGCGCGGCTGCCGGTGGAGGGCGTGCTGTGA